ATAGAATCAACCGTCTCCCCTGAGGTTATAAAAACCCTGCTGACAAACATCTCAAATAGGCCCGAGTTCGCACGAGCGTGCCGAGCCGGAAAACACCCACACCCTCCAGGAACATACCGGTATGGTCTTCTTACTACTGGCGAGGCCATCGTGTTTCTCAAGGTTGACTTGGACGAACCTGAGACGCTGTACTATCACCTAGCAGAGCCTGGTCCGGAGGTGTCGGCACATCCAAACAACGTCCATATATGCACGGCTGTCGGTCAATATCTGGCGTTCACCCTTATGGCTCTCGGTTCGCCTGGAGAACGACGGGGGAATAGGCAGGAGGAACGTCTAAAAGCCatgaagaacttgaagacGTGGGCTGAGGACTTCGAATCGACATTGCGTTCTATCCCAGAAAATGAACGATCGGCGTCATCAGACTACTCACCTGGCCATGAACCTACCACCTACAAGGATGTCAATCGGTCGCCGGCCTTGCTTCGCAGGAGGACACGTCGAACAGCCGCGTGCCAGACTGGCGAGGGGTTGTTGAGGAAGGACGACAGGCAGGAACCATCTGATGACGAGTCGGCGCCCAGGCCACCGGACACGCCTACGCCAAGCGGACGAAACACAAGACAAGGAACTAGGCGGAGCCAGCGACTAGCGTTACTGGCGCTACGGCCGCgcggaggaggcggcggtggcGAGCAGGGTCGGCAGTACTGTACGCAGAAATGTCTTGTCGGGATGGTCAAGGGTGGTTTTCTCGACCCAAAGTGCCCGAACGTGGCACTTCACGGCAAGAGCTGTGCTCCCGCCGCCCGCGCACGTCATCCTGTCGATCACAAGGAGTGGCTTCGCCTACTCTGGATGCAGCTGAAACAGTCGCTCGACGACGGGATCAGGCCACTGGGGGAGGGTGGTGCGCGGGGTGTGCTTTTCCAAGTGACCCTACTTGCGCATGGCTACACCTTTGTCAGCAAGGGCACGGTGCGGGCTTTCGTCAAAGATCTGGAGCACGAGGCTGCTGTCTACGAGCGTCTCAAACCAATCCAAGGCGTCCACGTGCCTGTTTTCCTGGGTGCCATTGACCTTGGATCGATGAACAAGACTTACTACTATGACCACCGGGCCTACGTAGTGCACATGACATTTCTGTCCTGGGGAGGCTGCAGCATCGACAGAGCACAGAGAATTGGCGACACGGACAGGCCGCTCGAAGACGAGGCCATTCGGTCGTTGAGAGCCATGCATCGAGAGGGCGTGGTCCACAAAGATGTGCGACTTGCAAACATGTTATTCAATCCTGAGACAAACAGGGTTATGGTGATCGACTTTGAACGGATAACGCATCAGTACGCTTGGCTCGGCTTCGTAGAGACATAGGTGGCGGAAGCCGGGTTTCGTGGAAGTCGGAGACGATGATGGATGCCAAGAAGGTGACTGGCGATTCAAGCAGGCGAAGTCAGCCAAGTCAAAAGCTTTTCAGAGGATATTTGGTTGGCAAAGACGGTGTTCTCAGAGTGGAATGCTGACCGATGGGCACGAGTCGCGAGAGCGCCTTGCTAGCAAATCTACAGTCAATCACCCTGCACTTCTATTCATAAATCGTCATGGACCCCAAATTCCGAGGTTCTTCCCTGCCGCCGCGACAGTCGACTACGAGCTACAACTTGGTTACTGGAGATTGTGGACTGCGTCAGCAGATGTAGTGACGCGCGAGAGAATTCTGGTCGGTGGAAAAAGTTCGACAATAGATTGCCCCCGAACCCGCTGACGGGTGACGGGCTTGAGAAATACAGCACCTTTTGTGCCATTGGTATGCTGGATGGTGAAGGAAGCGGGGTTTCCCTGTACCTAgctagctcagcacgtctTTTGCTCCAGTAGGAGATCTGGCTTCGTTACAGCCACCCAGACgaaaaataaataaacaaacaaacaaataCCATGGTATTGAGATTTCTCCAAACCATACCAAGTCTTGGCGGTATTTACCATACCAATACCAACTCATACCAGACCATTCCGATCACTGTCATCAGACGTCAGTGTTTGCCTCTCATATCCTGTCTGGCATGTTCTAATCAGCCTCAGTAGTAACCAAGGGTCGTTTGATAAACCCCCCGTTACTCTAGATTCGATTAGCCCCACGCTCACTGCACCGCCTAAAGTCCACCTTGAACGTGACCTCGAGAGCTTGTGGATAAAGCGAATGAGAAAGGCAGCAGCCTCCTGGACCGTGGCGAAACGCTTATCAAGGATAAAGCGTCAACCATAGGCACGGCTTTTGATGGAACAGAAACCTTGATCTCGgggaagcttgatgaagtaAAGTCTCGAGTCTTGAGCGCTATGAGTGAGGTTGTGACACATATAAATGAACCTGGCGACGGGGGGCGCGACAGAGACAATAGTGCGGCTAGTCTAGACGTCCAGCGAAGCGTCGGCGCAGCTGCCGCTGTTCTATGCGCCATATTCATCGGTTTCATCGCCACTTAAGCTTAGTCACCACTGCTGTTGAGGCCTAACCAATTTTCTGTAACGATGTTGGAGCTCGCCTTCCTATGATTTAGGATATGTGGGCTCCTTATGTGAGCTTGCATGCCACCTCGTCGTTATAAAGGTCTACAATTCTGATTTAGGAGAGATTCATTGAGAACGAGACCACTATCAGTGTAATTAGCGTTCGAACCTGTATCCATGTATGTCTGTATGTATGCTAGAATAGAGCTATCGTATTATCAAGTCCCCAAGTACAGAAATTTCAACTAATCTAACGTATTGCTAGCCCCAACATCATATCAAGGATAGCTTGAGGATAACCACTTATGCCCAGGCGAAAGTATAGTAATTTGGCTCTTGATGTAGCGCTAGGGTTGTAGAATGTCACAGACCTAGCTATTCTGGACTTTACGCCTGATAATTATCTCTTTCGGCTCAGGCCGATGTAGTATTGGTATGCAGCGACTGTATGCCTATCAGTCTATCGGAGTCTAGGAGCCTTACTGTATTTAGTGCTTACATTACACAACACAATATGGCATGAATCAGGGTCGGCGCTTTTCAATAATTACTAAGTGATCACTATTTGGTGACTGATATTTTATTACCTGAACAACGTCGTAAGTACTAAAGTTACTTTTAACCGAGCTTTTCCGAGAGATATATCAGTGCTAGGTATACAGAGGGTTATATGTATTAGGCTTGGCATAGCGATCATTATAGGAATTACTGAAAAGTGCCAACCAGATTAAAGGGAGGATAAGGAGGTATAAGGTAAGTTCGTTGCACAAATGAGCCAAGCAAAAGTTGTACAAATCAAATCACAAACATTTCATGCTGACGACCGAGCATGACGAGGGTGAGCCGAGCTTATTGTCAGATATTGCCAATTAGAGACACAAAAGTCATCTGCATTCAAAATACGGGGTCGCACAGCAGAAGAGGCCACTCAATTGGTCTCAGCTGACTGCTGCAATCGGGAACTTGAGAAGAGCCCTGAAGTGGCACGGCGCCCGAAATGTTTGGTTGCTTTGCCTAGGCCTCGCGTCAGGCAGGACCTTTACTCCGGCCCCCGCTCACGGCATTAATTGTTTACCTTGCTAATCTGTTTCACAATATTCCGATTGGTTGACTTACGAAGGCGAGAGAGTAGGTAGTCGGATCCTATGTGGGATAATCACCACTTGGGCACGACGATTATTTCTGCCAATTAATCTTAAACAAGAACAAGTCCCGAGACTATTAAGCTTCCACTGGAAATTAATACGACAACAATATGCGTAAGTTTGATTCCTCAAAGGCAATAGTTATATGAAGTTATACTTTGCTGCTAACTACTGCCGCTGACTATTGGGAACCCACCCATATAATGCCGCACCTGCTTGCTCCTTATCCCCATCGGGCCTAATCCACACAACACACAACACTAGCTAGCGGAAATTGTGTAGAAACTGGACAGTCGATGCACCTAAAGTAGCTAAGTTCCTCACCGCACCCGGCGCGATTTGGACTACCTCCTCCACCGCATGTGAGAGCGCTCCCCCGCTCAAAATAACAAGCACGTTCGATATCCGTTCACCCCTAGTTTTGTCCATCCTCAACGTAAGAGTGCGCGGGTCATTACGAAATGCAGTGAGATAGCATCCTGCATATGCCTGAAACGCCGAACCGGCACCTGTTATGCAGGCGAGTAAAATGCCACTGGTGTCGCTGTGATTTACATTAGAAGCAACGTCAAATCTATACTAAATTACCTACCGTTCGACAAGGGCTCTCTCGTCATGAgaatgaggttgatgaacaGTTTCTTCAATAGTGGCGGCTTGGTCGAGGCTTTATATATTAATGTGTGACAGATGTATTCATGAGAATCAGACATACCTCTTATCAATAGGCGTAGCAGCCACAGAGACAGCTAGGGGGAAAAGTAAAAGAATGCGTAAGGGTTGCATAGCTGCCGTATATAGTATTGAGAGGGTATAAGTAAGGACGTAAAGACTTACTTAGGAAGTGGAACTGAGGGGAAGGTAAGCCCGGACGCTTGGTGCGGTACAAAAGAATGAGTGGGAACGAGGAAATAGAGGGAGAGTCCATCATTAAATACATCTTTAGTCTTATATGGCGCACTTCGCTGCTTAAATCTCTCCTAAAAGCTGTTCTTTTGATACGGGTAGAGTATAAAGTATAATTACCCTGTAACATACTGTAAATCAAATCGGCAGATGAACAGGATCTAATCCGGCTAGACCGGCTGCTTCGGTACCTTCAAAGATCCTCAAACTTATTGCACCCCACTGTAATATGAATGAAAGCTTAAACTATATGCCGAAACACTAAAAGAATACAAGTAAAAGGTAGTTCTGCCGCTTTAACCTAAATACTAGTACACAAGACCGGCAGATAAATCAAATCGGCAGATGAACACGACCTTCAAAGATCCTCAAACTTATTGCACCACACGGTATACTATAACAGggttattaataatatatgGATTATCAATGTGCTTTAAGTACTTAAAGGAAGAGAAACCTGCGTTCTGCCCAACTATTACTCTATCGCCGGAAGTGAAGTTTTAATCCTAAGCGACGAACATATTTTACCTCACAAAGAGAAACACTTCTCCTTGCCGCACGTCTGGTCCGTTGGTTAGACGGTAGATACGACCCAATTCAGAAAATATCGGAAAGACTCATTAGTTGTCTCCGCAACGCCTGAACTTCAATACCCTAACTTCTCGTGTTACCAACCATGAATCCCGCGCTTGCAATGGTTTTGCTGTAAAGAGTAGATTCGAACCCCATTTGCTCGATTTCTAATTAAGCTTTTAGGTACTTAACTACTGCCTCGGCAGAAGACTGGGATCGGTGCCGATGTATGAAATACCCTGAGACGGGAACCCCCAATGACTGTGCCACGATCAAGGCCTGTGGCAGTGGTAAACACNNNNNNNNNNNNNNNNNNNNNNNNNNNNNNNNNNNNNNNNNNNNNNNNNNNNNNNNNNNNNNNNNNNNNNNNNNNNNNNNNNNNNNNNNNNNNNNNNNNNCGGCAGAAGACTGGGATCGGTGCCGATGTATGAAATACCCTGAGACGGGAACCCCCAATGACTGTGCCACGATCAAGGCCTGTGGCAGTGGTAAACACCGCGCGATATGTAAGAGATTCTTATTATGTTTTATACGAGTGGCACTTGCTGACTTACTACAGCCATTTCTGAAGAAAAGGGGGATATATGGGTATGATATCGTCGGTCATCAATTAGGTGCGGCAACTTATTGGATATTCTAGTGTGAAAAGACCGATGTGGCAATCTCAGGCCCCGAATTTTATCGAACCTGTTACGGCCTTCTGCAAGACCCGAAACCTAACTCCGAAGCCGACAGCTGCTGCACTCGTTGGGTTGATGGCGTGGTGGTGCAGTCAGATGGCTGTTTCAAGTAGGATGCAGTCCCATGACAGTTTGATCTGCTGGTTAATGGCAGCCTATCATGGGAAATCCAACGTACAAACAACGCCAGTACTGATAGCCTGATGCCGGTATTGGTAGACGTTTTCCATAATATCACATTGCTAGCACTTCGGCTGCCGCTCCCCGAGCCCCCTGCCTTATTGGAGTTCCTCGCgtgttggaaaatccggggatccCCCTTCgcttcaggattcagactaacagtctgaaagtcctagatttagagtttaaagtcctagatgaaatcGTTTGGAGATGTaaacctgagaagaactctcatctcaataaaaaaaaaaaaaaaccaagtttcataaaatatattttcacccagcactactgcgcaatataaacaacagCTTGGCGATTAGCTGCAGAGAAAGTAGTTAGGATGTTCATGTGTCAAAGTTATATCGCCTGTGGTTACAACTATGCAGGAGTTTTTCATAAGCATATTAATACGGAGGGAGCCAGAGAAGTCTCAAATCGAATGTCGCTGGCAACCCCAGGTACAGCCACCTTACTCAGCTCATTGTCTCGTTGCCAGGTTTCCATTTGCCACTTTAGCCGACAACCGCAGTATGTTTGGCGCGATATACCTTGAGAACTTGGACATATTGGCCTTCTGTGAGACTGTGCCCATAAAATAAAGACGTGATTGTTAATCATCAGGGGTTAGGGTTACTCATGAAGATGGGGGTAAGAGTTAGCCAACGAGTTCGTGAGTTCAGGGTACACTTTTCTCCAGATATAGTAATATCTTATGCCCATGATCTTAAGTAGACCATTTCAAGCTAATTAAAAGTTTCCCTGACTTCATAGCTATTTTCTGGAATTACTTATGaagttttaaaatataatGATGGAaaatgaggttgatggtCGTGATGCTCCTCCACCCAGAAGTCTTGGCTCACATTTAATTCAATTAGGTTTAGCGCGAAGAGCGAACCACTAGAATAGATAGCTTTACAACCATCATGATTCTTGATGCAACGGTCTGATAATTCAGCATACCAACTCCACGACATATTAATACACACGATCAGTATGCTATATAATAAATGCACGATCATACCCAAATAATATCAGTCACGAGAGATGCGCACTATACACTTTTTCCTtacaacagcatcatcacaTATGCAGCGGACTCGAAAACCAGATAACCAC
This window of the Fusarium oxysporum f. sp. lycopersici 4287 chromosome 14, whole genome shotgun sequence genome carries:
- a CDS encoding hypothetical protein (At least one base has a quality score < 10), coding for MGRRPLTEGQKAEKAARRRERERQQRLVARQAKQIEDAETHIVSQSFPETILEDPVVSSMSLHLSIRNDGQPSSRTDPLPIDRQPPLHATRSRRRSPRLASEPPLTIDESIILADGAFHRPDTTARLRAPVRPISEQIPADTICVATPYSANIGYREAAETNEDEETSAAETPDSRTPLQSEQIAATPVSRYEVDHIVSPCSQTRLRVQRYRDRRHATRLQQIFQEATECQDLPFTHELSALSLRDDATPSLSLPADIPDNEPRPSSVPAPESEPEFDIETSVLPLSSSALSNVNLLTEDEEDNRSEASVLEDDAASQPMTPSLTSPSSSRHHSSSSSSQSRGSLLLSRSNSSVWSDLSGLPSDEPEDLILSDFLQAISNQDTAGGPDFLRAQSGVYDRVLRKFFNHQPEFARACRAGKHPHPPGTYRYGLLTTGEAIVFLKVDLDEPETLYYHLAEPGPEVSAHPNNVHICTAVGQYLAFTLMALGSPGERRGNRQEERLKAMKNLKTWAEDFESTLRSIPENERSASSDYSPGHEPTTYKDVNRSPALLRRRTRRTAACQTGEGLLRKDDRQEPSDDESAPRPPDTPTPSGRNTRQGTRRSQRLALLALRPRGGGGGGEQGRQYCTQKCLVGMVKGGFLDPKCPNVALHGKSCAPAARARHPVDHKEWLRLLWMQLKQSLDDGIRPLGEGGARGVLFQVTLLAHGYTFVSKGTVRAFVKDLEHEAAVYERLKPIQGVHVPVFLGAIDLGSMNKTYYYDHRAYVVHMTFLSWGGCSIDRAQRIGDTDRPLEDEAIRSLRAMHREGVVHKDVRLANMLFNPETNRVMVIDFERITHQYAWLGFVET